The genomic window TGGTGTAGAGTATGCCCATATGGACACAAGTTATGTCACATAACCCAAATAAATACCAACTGAAATACTGTGGTACTTTATCTACCCTTTGTTCCTCAACACTTTCCCATCCCCACTTTAAGTAATTCGGGATAGCGTCATAAATTTAACCCtaatctttttttcttttttagCTATTATGTGGTATACTTGGTTGCTATGTCCTcttgataaaaaaaattgactACACAAGGtgaatttttaatattcaTTTCAAATAACAAAATGGAATAAGAAAAATCTACTAATTGCGTCTTGTTAGTTCCTTCTTGCTAACATAAAGTGATACTTCCGGTTATGTACCCTACTTCCTATTCAAATTctaattttgtttttttaaaatattactCATCACTCTCTCACtaatttttatataatgacAACTAATCGGTGGTTTTGCTTTCCATCAAACGATTTATGTTAGCTGAATTCCCCATAAGACTTCTTCGTGACGTTAAGTATTTTATGACATCTAAATTGGAAGAAGGGAGAATTTTTAGCGCACGTGACTGGAGACCTAGAAATCCAATCGCGAAAACTTGGAagaatttacaaaatgaaaacaaaaacaataaacaaaaaaagacATATTAAAAGGTTGAGTATAAACATTTAATCCGATGACTGTCAGAGAAGCATTACTGAAGTTAACGGAATCTCATAAAAGGTGATATCATTAACATACTCCCTCATTTTCTCAGAGAATGGAAGTTGTTCAAATAGAAGACCATgttcaattgaatttaaatgataGCCTCGACACACCAATATTATCCAAATTAGTGAACTATGAACCATTATCAAACACGAACcttaaatttaaatcatttcCCTTAAGTGAATTATCTTCTACTGAATCATTCCGAGATCAAGAATCTCTAgttattaaagatttattgaacGTATTACTAGGTTTAGATGGGGCATATATTcgatataataatagtttCAATCCTGTTAATGATCATATACCAGATTTTAGAATTGCGAAGAAAATGGATTCTACTTTAAAGGCACTATGTAATAAAGTTGTGAAATTAGGGAgacaatatttttttgtctGTCGGTATATGGAACGATTATCTGATTTATCATTTGGAATGGTTTTACAAAGGTTATCTTTCGAAATTAGACAGTTTATTcgattatattatttgagaTTCGTTAATTCGTTGGAAAAggaattcattgaaaatctTAACTTCTCCATTAGAGATTTAGTCCAAAAGATCAAAGATTCTGAAATTGTTAAACAACTGGAgttattttatctaatttgtttgaaaatcgataatgaaatgaatttGAGGAATAATATAGATTTAATGGAACAggatttcaataattttattaatgatttgaaagatgaaacACAGTATAAGAGTGATATTTTATTAGCGACGGACAGTAGTATCTTACCTATTCCAAGAGGTGgtataatattgaaaatcgtccaagaatttattgaagataatttGGGCGATAAATCAAGTGTtacatttttgaaaaatttattaaatagTATTAGTGTTAATTATTGTGATATGCTACAACAATGGATGACCCAAGGTGAATTGATTGATCCgtataatgaatttatgaTTTGTGACGCGATGAAGAATGctgatttgaaaacaaattACTTGAAATATGATGATAGATTATGGTTTACCCGATATCGTATTCGTAAAGACGGTCTCCTCAAGAAATTTGAACTTAAAGATGGGAATGTACTGTTATTTAAAGTGTTAATGACaggtaaattattaaacatACTTCGAACTAGTCTTAACATGAGTAAATTACCAATAGATAGTAACAATGACTTAACTGATTTCGTTCAGTTAACCGAGGGAACAAATCTTGAGTTATACATTAACAAATGGTATGAAAACGCAAACAGATTGTGTTTGCAATTGTATTTTGAAA from Naumovozyma dairenensis CBS 421 chromosome 3, complete genome includes these protein-coding regions:
- the SPC97 gene encoding gamma-tubulin-complex subunit SPC97 (similar to Saccharomyces cerevisiae SPC97 (YHR172W); ancestral locus Anc_5.63) — its product is MEVVQIEDHVQLNLNDSLDTPILSKLVNYEPLSNTNLKFKSFPLSELSSTESFRDQESLVIKDLLNVLLGLDGAYIRYNNSFNPVNDHIPDFRIAKKMDSTLKALCNKVVKLGRQYFFVCRYMERLSDLSFGMVLQRLSFEIRQFIRLYYLRFVNSLEKEFIENLNFSIRDLVQKIKDSEIVKQLELFYLICLKIDNEMNLRNNIDLMEQDFNNFINDLKDETQYKSDILLATDSSILPIPRGGIILKIVQEFIEDNLGDKSSVTFLKNLLNSISVNYCDMLQQWMTQGELIDPYNEFMICDAMKNADLKTNYLKYDDRLWFTRYRIRKDGLLKKFELKDGNVLLFKVLMTGKLLNILRTSLNMSKLPIDSNNDLTDFVQLTEGTNLELYINKWYENANRLCLQLYFESYDLELFLNCLQREYFGYQNGNGISIFLQRNIIDLSRHYSKNHKGLERKLSQYFESQKQFVPSDNLVSQRMTLQLDKNSFQQVILQYVQQDNILNDKNPLQDSSDKILHAPNFENLRSILLNEASHLPKSSKESRKSNIHYLQFNLNVPYPLNIIISRICIDQYQIISRYIHLLQYHGKLLDDTWFEINKHKIWRYKGYNSNINRTIIKRCRILHNKMNNFVKVVLEYFTQNVIDKEITKIINSNKATTINDLQNVLQESLTNIMTNCCLSQLIEIQLQLFEIIHKFSKFIISMRQKLCRLNPTIYEHYLSRSYEENNNNAQDGYNEEEALLLTSNIGAYIEQVYFGFDQHVEAFIEGLTHYYNSRTEVRDSAGNDNSGRLINSLRMLKG